One Nicotiana tomentosiformis chromosome 4, ASM39032v3, whole genome shotgun sequence genomic window carries:
- the LOC104085897 gene encoding uncharacterized protein isoform X1, with protein sequence MPKCFSLTATKNRCLKSSFSSRGLRSTVTDLKDGTIMHCWVPKTRKSTRPDLVLIHGFGANSMWQWSETVRILSRHFNVYVPDLVFFGDSYTTRPDRSESFQAECVKRVMEANSVVKMSVVGLSYGGFVAYNMAAQFKDCVEKVVICCAGVCLEEKDLQEGLFAVNSVEDAANILLPQTAEQMRELMGYTFVKAPAKVLPSCLLTDFIDEMFTDYVKEKKELLLAIAKDRKLSDLPKITQPTLIVWGDQDKIFPLELGHRLKRNLGENAELVVIKNAGHAFLYEKPRKFHKPLKSFLLGSTKIPSQNQT encoded by the exons ATGCCCAAGTGTTTTAGCTTAACGGCTACAAAGAACAGATGCCTCAAATCCAGTTTCAGCAGTCGTGGTCTCCGATCTACTGTTACTGACCTCAAAGATGGCACAATCATGCACTGTTGGGTACCCAAAACAAGAAAATCAACCCGACCCGACTTGGTCCTGATCCATGGGTTCGGAGCCAACTCCATGTGGCAATGGAGCGAAACGGTACGAATCCTCTCACGGCACTTTAACGTCTACGTCCCCGACTTAGTATTCTTCGGAGACTCCTACACGACCCGACCCGACCGGTCCGAGTCATTTCAAGCTGAGTGCGTGAAGCGCGTGATGGAGGCGAACTCGGTGGTGAAGATGAGCGTTGTTGGGCTGAGCTACGGTGGTTTCGTGGCGTATAATATGGCGGCGCAGTTTAAGGATTGTGTGGAGAAAGTGGTGATTTGCTGTGCCGGAGTTTGTTTGGAGGAGAAGGATTTACAAGAAGGGTTGTTTGCGGTAAACAGTGTGGAGGACGCGGCCAATATTCTGCTGCCGCAGACGGCGGAGCAAATGAGAGAGTTGATGGGTTACACGTTCGTTAAAGCTCCGGCGAAAGTTTTGCCTTCTTGCTTGCTCACTGACTTCATTGAT GAAATGTTTACAGATTATGTAAAGGAGAAGAAAGAACTGCTTCTTGCAATTGCGAAAGACAGGAAGCTTTCCGATCTACCTAAGATAACTCAG CCGACGTTAATAGTGTGGGGAGATCAAGACAAAATATTTCCTTTAGAACTAGGTCACAGATTGAAAAG GAATTTAGGTGAGAATGCTGAGCTGGTGGTGATCAAGAATGCAGGTCATGCTTTCCTTTATGAGAAACCCAGAAAATTTCATAAGCCTTTGAAATCCTTTCTCTTGGGTTCCACAAAAATTCCTTCTCAGAACCAAACATGA
- the LOC104085897 gene encoding uncharacterized protein isoform X2 has translation MPKCFSLTATKNRCLKSSFSSRGLRSTVTDLKDGTIMHCWVPKTRKSTRPDLVLIHGFGANSMWQWSETVRILSRHFNVYVPDLVFFGDSYTTRPDRSESFQAECVKRVMEANSVVKMSVVGLSYGGFVAYNMAAQFKDCVEKVVICCAGVCLEEKDLQEGLFAVNSVEDAANILLPQTAEQMRELMGYTFVKAPAKVLPSCLLTDFIDEMFTDYVKEKKELLLAIAKDRKLSDLPKITQPTLIVWGDQDKIFPLELGHRLKRFISPTGSGNLGENAELVVIKNAGHAFLYEKPRKFHKPLKSFLLGSTKIPSQNQT, from the exons ATGCCCAAGTGTTTTAGCTTAACGGCTACAAAGAACAGATGCCTCAAATCCAGTTTCAGCAGTCGTGGTCTCCGATCTACTGTTACTGACCTCAAAGATGGCACAATCATGCACTGTTGGGTACCCAAAACAAGAAAATCAACCCGACCCGACTTGGTCCTGATCCATGGGTTCGGAGCCAACTCCATGTGGCAATGGAGCGAAACGGTACGAATCCTCTCACGGCACTTTAACGTCTACGTCCCCGACTTAGTATTCTTCGGAGACTCCTACACGACCCGACCCGACCGGTCCGAGTCATTTCAAGCTGAGTGCGTGAAGCGCGTGATGGAGGCGAACTCGGTGGTGAAGATGAGCGTTGTTGGGCTGAGCTACGGTGGTTTCGTGGCGTATAATATGGCGGCGCAGTTTAAGGATTGTGTGGAGAAAGTGGTGATTTGCTGTGCCGGAGTTTGTTTGGAGGAGAAGGATTTACAAGAAGGGTTGTTTGCGGTAAACAGTGTGGAGGACGCGGCCAATATTCTGCTGCCGCAGACGGCGGAGCAAATGAGAGAGTTGATGGGTTACACGTTCGTTAAAGCTCCGGCGAAAGTTTTGCCTTCTTGCTTGCTCACTGACTTCATTGAT GAAATGTTTACAGATTATGTAAAGGAGAAGAAAGAACTGCTTCTTGCAATTGCGAAAGACAGGAAGCTTTCCGATCTACCTAAGATAACTCAG CCGACGTTAATAGTGTGGGGAGATCAAGACAAAATATTTCCTTTAGAACTAGGTCACAGATTGAAAAGGTTCATTTCCCCTACTGGGTCTGG GAATTTAGGTGAGAATGCTGAGCTGGTGGTGATCAAGAATGCAGGTCATGCTTTCCTTTATGAGAAACCCAGAAAATTTCATAAGCCTTTGAAATCCTTTCTCTTGGGTTCCACAAAAATTCCTTCTCAGAACCAAACATGA